The Colletes latitarsis isolate SP2378_abdomen chromosome 1, iyColLati1, whole genome shotgun sequence genome has a segment encoding these proteins:
- the Alka gene encoding glycine receptor subunit alpha alkaliphile isoform X2 — translation MKNAVLAILCYSWLNLFAEVRSNASSSSEDAKNSTLKSGILLPEHYVKEIRPPSKQGMPVIVDFNILVADINSINVEDMDFRVDMFVRESWIESRLDMPDNIFEEGDDYVTLPPDFFDSLWQPDLYFLNAKVSEIAALNHKFSSVNLYRNKTVKYSARMHAIIACQMEFQLYPMDIQICPIYIESFSYHKQKLRLQWGAGGVTVNPELKLLQYDIGKPMVAEETVDYMVEKSGNFSRLVVFFRFERQIGHHLIQTFAPSTLVVMLSWFSFWLGLDAIPGRVALLVTSMLTLVTMFTGLKSDIPPVAYVKALDVWMAGCMMFVFAALGEFVVVKVLDLRYQLEYDQQVSVISRLYPTRIIAMEKGQSIWDYDSTYVPKVKKKRAGSKHLLQTAWLDPEYQMIRVYKPQSQKIDTYSRIGFPILFMLFMILYWPILLLKKAA, via the exons CTCGTCGTCCGAGGATGCGAAGAATTCCACGCTAAAGTCTGGGATACTATTGCCGGAGCATTACGTGAAAG AGATCAGGCCCCCGTCCAAGCAAGGTATGCCGGTGATAGTAGACTTCAATATCCTCGTGGCTGACATCAACTCGATAAATGTCGAGGATATGGATTTTCG AGTGGACATGTTCGTGCGTGAAAGCTGGATAGAATCACGCCTGGACATGCCGGACAACATCTTCGAGGAGGGCGACGATTACGTAACTCTGCCGCCAGACTTCTTCGACAGTTTGTGGCAGCCTGATTTGTACTTCTTGAACGCGAAAGTTTCCG aaATCGCAGCGTTAAATCACAAATTCTCCTCGGTGAATTTGTACAGAAACAAAACTGTCAAGTACTCGGCGCGGATGCACGCCATCATCGCCTGCCAAATGGAATTTCAGCTCTACCCGATGGACATACAGATATGCCCTATCTATATAGAAAGCT TTTCCTATCACAAACAGAAGTTACGCTTACAATGGGGAGCGGGTGGCGTCACGGTGAACCCAGAACTGAAGCTGTTGCAGTACGACATTGGGAAACCCATGGTCGCCGAGGAGACCGTCGACTACATGGTCGAGAAGAGTG GAAATTTCTCGCGCCTGGTGGTATTCTTCCGTTTCGAGAGACAAATCGGTCACCATCTGATACAAACGTTCGCCCCGTCGACGCTGGTGGTGATGCTTTCCTGGTTCAGCTTCTGGTTAGGGCTGGACGCGATCCCTGGTCGGGTGGCACTATTAGTGACCAGCATGCTAACCCTGGTAACGATGTTCACCGGCCTCAAAAGCGACATTCCTCCAGTCGCGTACGTGAAA GCGCTGGATGTGTGGATGGCGGGTTGCATGATGTTCGTTTTCGCGGCCCTTGGTGAATTCGTGGTAGTCAAGGTGCTCGACTTACGGTATCAGCTAGAatacgaccaacaagtatcagtaatatccCGACTCTATCCAACA cggATAATTGCCATGGAAAAAGGCCAAAGTATTTGGGACTATGACTCAACGTATGTgccaaaagtaaaaaaaaaaagagctgGTAGCAAACATCTTCTACAGACTGCTTGGCTGGATCCCGAGTATCAGATGATACGCGTATACAAACCACAATCACAGAAAATTGACACTTACAGTAGAATAggatttcccatactttttatgTTGTTTATGATACTATACTGGCCAATACTATTGCTTAAAAAAGCCGCGTAA
- the Alka gene encoding glycine receptor subunit alpha alkaliphile isoform X3, whose product MKNAVLAILCYSWLNLFAEVRSNASSSSEDAKNSTLKSGILLPEHYVKEIRPPSKQGMPVIVDFNILVADINSINVEDMDFRRVDMFVRESWIESRLDMPDNIFEEGDDYVTLPPDFFDSLWQPDLYFLNAKVSEIAALNHKFSSVNLYRNKTVKYSARMHAIIACQMEFQLYPMDIQICPIYIESFSYHKQKLRLQWGAGGVTVNPELKLLQYDIGKPMVAEETVDYMVEKSGNFSRLVVFFRFERQIGHHLIQTFAPSTLVVMLSWFSFWLGLDAIPGRVALLVTSMLTLVTMFTGLKSDIPPVAYVKALDVWMAGCMMFVFAALGEFVVVKVLDLRYQLEYDQQVSRIIAMEKGQSIWDYDSTYVPKVKKKRAGSKHLLQTAWLDPEYQMIRVYKPQSQKIDTYSRIGFPILFMLFMILYWPILLLKKAA is encoded by the exons CTCGTCGTCCGAGGATGCGAAGAATTCCACGCTAAAGTCTGGGATACTATTGCCGGAGCATTACGTGAAAG AGATCAGGCCCCCGTCCAAGCAAGGTATGCCGGTGATAGTAGACTTCAATATCCTCGTGGCTGACATCAACTCGATAAATGTCGAGGATATGGATTTTCG CAGAGTGGACATGTTCGTGCGTGAAAGCTGGATAGAATCACGCCTGGACATGCCGGACAACATCTTCGAGGAGGGCGACGATTACGTAACTCTGCCGCCAGACTTCTTCGACAGTTTGTGGCAGCCTGATTTGTACTTCTTGAACGCGAAAGTTTCCG aaATCGCAGCGTTAAATCACAAATTCTCCTCGGTGAATTTGTACAGAAACAAAACTGTCAAGTACTCGGCGCGGATGCACGCCATCATCGCCTGCCAAATGGAATTTCAGCTCTACCCGATGGACATACAGATATGCCCTATCTATATAGAAAGCT TTTCCTATCACAAACAGAAGTTACGCTTACAATGGGGAGCGGGTGGCGTCACGGTGAACCCAGAACTGAAGCTGTTGCAGTACGACATTGGGAAACCCATGGTCGCCGAGGAGACCGTCGACTACATGGTCGAGAAGAGTG GAAATTTCTCGCGCCTGGTGGTATTCTTCCGTTTCGAGAGACAAATCGGTCACCATCTGATACAAACGTTCGCCCCGTCGACGCTGGTGGTGATGCTTTCCTGGTTCAGCTTCTGGTTAGGGCTGGACGCGATCCCTGGTCGGGTGGCACTATTAGTGACCAGCATGCTAACCCTGGTAACGATGTTCACCGGCCTCAAAAGCGACATTCCTCCAGTCGCGTACGTGAAA GCGCTGGATGTGTGGATGGCGGGTTGCATGATGTTCGTTTTCGCGGCCCTTGGTGAATTCGTGGTAGTCAAGGTGCTCGACTTACGGTATCAGCTAGAatacgaccaacaagtatca cggATAATTGCCATGGAAAAAGGCCAAAGTATTTGGGACTATGACTCAACGTATGTgccaaaagtaaaaaaaaaaagagctgGTAGCAAACATCTTCTACAGACTGCTTGGCTGGATCCCGAGTATCAGATGATACGCGTATACAAACCACAATCACAGAAAATTGACACTTACAGTAGAATAggatttcccatactttttatgTTGTTTATGATACTATACTGGCCAATACTATTGCTTAAAAAAGCCGCGTAA
- the Alka gene encoding glycine receptor subunit alpha alkaliphile isoform X1, whose product MKNAVLAILCYSWLNLFAEVRSNASSSSEDAKNSTLKSGILLPEHYVKEIRPPSKQGMPVIVDFNILVADINSINVEDMDFRRVDMFVRESWIESRLDMPDNIFEEGDDYVTLPPDFFDSLWQPDLYFLNAKVSEIAALNHKFSSVNLYRNKTVKYSARMHAIIACQMEFQLYPMDIQICPIYIESFSYHKQKLRLQWGAGGVTVNPELKLLQYDIGKPMVAEETVDYMVEKSGNFSRLVVFFRFERQIGHHLIQTFAPSTLVVMLSWFSFWLGLDAIPGRVALLVTSMLTLVTMFTGLKSDIPPVAYVKALDVWMAGCMMFVFAALGEFVVVKVLDLRYQLEYDQQVSVISRLYPTRIIAMEKGQSIWDYDSTYVPKVKKKRAGSKHLLQTAWLDPEYQMIRVYKPQSQKIDTYSRIGFPILFMLFMILYWPILLLKKAA is encoded by the exons CTCGTCGTCCGAGGATGCGAAGAATTCCACGCTAAAGTCTGGGATACTATTGCCGGAGCATTACGTGAAAG AGATCAGGCCCCCGTCCAAGCAAGGTATGCCGGTGATAGTAGACTTCAATATCCTCGTGGCTGACATCAACTCGATAAATGTCGAGGATATGGATTTTCG CAGAGTGGACATGTTCGTGCGTGAAAGCTGGATAGAATCACGCCTGGACATGCCGGACAACATCTTCGAGGAGGGCGACGATTACGTAACTCTGCCGCCAGACTTCTTCGACAGTTTGTGGCAGCCTGATTTGTACTTCTTGAACGCGAAAGTTTCCG aaATCGCAGCGTTAAATCACAAATTCTCCTCGGTGAATTTGTACAGAAACAAAACTGTCAAGTACTCGGCGCGGATGCACGCCATCATCGCCTGCCAAATGGAATTTCAGCTCTACCCGATGGACATACAGATATGCCCTATCTATATAGAAAGCT TTTCCTATCACAAACAGAAGTTACGCTTACAATGGGGAGCGGGTGGCGTCACGGTGAACCCAGAACTGAAGCTGTTGCAGTACGACATTGGGAAACCCATGGTCGCCGAGGAGACCGTCGACTACATGGTCGAGAAGAGTG GAAATTTCTCGCGCCTGGTGGTATTCTTCCGTTTCGAGAGACAAATCGGTCACCATCTGATACAAACGTTCGCCCCGTCGACGCTGGTGGTGATGCTTTCCTGGTTCAGCTTCTGGTTAGGGCTGGACGCGATCCCTGGTCGGGTGGCACTATTAGTGACCAGCATGCTAACCCTGGTAACGATGTTCACCGGCCTCAAAAGCGACATTCCTCCAGTCGCGTACGTGAAA GCGCTGGATGTGTGGATGGCGGGTTGCATGATGTTCGTTTTCGCGGCCCTTGGTGAATTCGTGGTAGTCAAGGTGCTCGACTTACGGTATCAGCTAGAatacgaccaacaagtatcagtaatatccCGACTCTATCCAACA cggATAATTGCCATGGAAAAAGGCCAAAGTATTTGGGACTATGACTCAACGTATGTgccaaaagtaaaaaaaaaaagagctgGTAGCAAACATCTTCTACAGACTGCTTGGCTGGATCCCGAGTATCAGATGATACGCGTATACAAACCACAATCACAGAAAATTGACACTTACAGTAGAATAggatttcccatactttttatgTTGTTTATGATACTATACTGGCCAATACTATTGCTTAAAAAAGCCGCGTAA
- the Alka gene encoding glycine receptor subunit alpha alkaliphile isoform X4 yields MPVIVDFNILVADINSINVEDMDFRRVDMFVRESWIESRLDMPDNIFEEGDDYVTLPPDFFDSLWQPDLYFLNAKVSEIAALNHKFSSVNLYRNKTVKYSARMHAIIACQMEFQLYPMDIQICPIYIESFSYHKQKLRLQWGAGGVTVNPELKLLQYDIGKPMVAEETVDYMVEKSGNFSRLVVFFRFERQIGHHLIQTFAPSTLVVMLSWFSFWLGLDAIPGRVALLVTSMLTLVTMFTGLKSDIPPVAYVKALDVWMAGCMMFVFAALGEFVVVKVLDLRYQLEYDQQVSVISRLYPTRIIAMEKGQSIWDYDSTYVPKVKKKRAGSKHLLQTAWLDPEYQMIRVYKPQSQKIDTYSRIGFPILFMLFMILYWPILLLKKAA; encoded by the exons ATGCCGGTGATAGTAGACTTCAATATCCTCGTGGCTGACATCAACTCGATAAATGTCGAGGATATGGATTTTCG CAGAGTGGACATGTTCGTGCGTGAAAGCTGGATAGAATCACGCCTGGACATGCCGGACAACATCTTCGAGGAGGGCGACGATTACGTAACTCTGCCGCCAGACTTCTTCGACAGTTTGTGGCAGCCTGATTTGTACTTCTTGAACGCGAAAGTTTCCG aaATCGCAGCGTTAAATCACAAATTCTCCTCGGTGAATTTGTACAGAAACAAAACTGTCAAGTACTCGGCGCGGATGCACGCCATCATCGCCTGCCAAATGGAATTTCAGCTCTACCCGATGGACATACAGATATGCCCTATCTATATAGAAAGCT TTTCCTATCACAAACAGAAGTTACGCTTACAATGGGGAGCGGGTGGCGTCACGGTGAACCCAGAACTGAAGCTGTTGCAGTACGACATTGGGAAACCCATGGTCGCCGAGGAGACCGTCGACTACATGGTCGAGAAGAGTG GAAATTTCTCGCGCCTGGTGGTATTCTTCCGTTTCGAGAGACAAATCGGTCACCATCTGATACAAACGTTCGCCCCGTCGACGCTGGTGGTGATGCTTTCCTGGTTCAGCTTCTGGTTAGGGCTGGACGCGATCCCTGGTCGGGTGGCACTATTAGTGACCAGCATGCTAACCCTGGTAACGATGTTCACCGGCCTCAAAAGCGACATTCCTCCAGTCGCGTACGTGAAA GCGCTGGATGTGTGGATGGCGGGTTGCATGATGTTCGTTTTCGCGGCCCTTGGTGAATTCGTGGTAGTCAAGGTGCTCGACTTACGGTATCAGCTAGAatacgaccaacaagtatcagtaatatccCGACTCTATCCAACA cggATAATTGCCATGGAAAAAGGCCAAAGTATTTGGGACTATGACTCAACGTATGTgccaaaagtaaaaaaaaaaagagctgGTAGCAAACATCTTCTACAGACTGCTTGGCTGGATCCCGAGTATCAGATGATACGCGTATACAAACCACAATCACAGAAAATTGACACTTACAGTAGAATAggatttcccatactttttatgTTGTTTATGATACTATACTGGCCAATACTATTGCTTAAAAAAGCCGCGTAA